GATCAAACCCGTCTGGATACGGCGTTGCGCGCCGCCGAGACTCTCGCCCCCCATGTGGACATCATCGAGGCCGGTACCATTTTGTGCATCAGCGCCGGCATTCAGGCAGTTAGCGCGCTGCGCGAGCGCTGCCCACAGCACACGCTGGTGGCCGATCTCAAGGTGGCCGACGCCGGTGCGACGCTGGCCGAGCAGGCCTTCGGCCAGGGCGCGGACTGGATGACGGTGATCTGCGCCGCACCGTTGGCCACCATGGCCAGCGCGCGGGAGGTGGCCGAGCGCCACGGCGGTGAAATCCAGATCGAACTGTTCGGCCGCTGGACGCTGGAGGATGCGCGGCAATGGCGCGGTCTCGGCATTCGCCAGGCGATCTATCACCGCGGCCGCGATGCGCAGGCCAGCGGGCAAACCTGGGGCCGGCAGGATCTGGAGCGGATGAAGGCGCTGTCCGATTTGGGTATCGAGCTGTCGGTAACCGGCGGCATCACGCCCGCCGACCTGCCGCTGTTTAAAGAGATCGCCGTCACCGCCTTTATCGTCGGCCGCGCGCTGGCCGAAGCCGGGGATCCGTCGGCGGCCGCCAGACAGTTCCGCACCGCCATCGATGACATCTGGAGATCATGATATGCGTCAGCACCCATTGGGAATTTACGAGAAAGCGCTGCCGAAACACCTGAGCTGGCCCGAACGTCTGGCGCTGGCCAAGGCCTGCGGCTTCGACTTCGTCGAAATGTCGGTGGACGAAAGCGATGAGCGCCTGGCACGCCTGAGCTGGAGCAAAGCGCAGCGCCTGGCGCTGGTTGAAGCCATGCTGGAAACCGGCATCCGCATCCCGTCGATGTGCCTCTCCGGCCACCGGCGCTTTCCGTTTGGCAGCCACGATCCGGCGCTGCGACAGCGCGCCTTCGACGTGATGGAGCAGGCCATTGAGCTGGCCAAAGACGTCGGTATCCGCACGATCCAGCTGGCCGGCTACGACGTGTATTACGAAGAGCAGGACGAAGGGACGCTGGCGCGCTTTAGCGAGGGCATGCAGTGGGCGGTAGAACGTGCCGCCGCCGCCCAGGTGATGCTGGCAGTGGAAATTATGGACACCGCCTTTATGAATTCGATCGGCAAATGGAAAACCTGGGACGCCCTGCTGGCCTCGCCGTGGTTCACGGTGTATCCGGACGTCGGCAACCTCAGCGCCTGGGGCAACGACGTGCAGCGCGAACTGGAGCTGGGCATCGATCGCATCGCCGCCATTCATCTGAAAGATACCTACCCGGTCACCGCCGCTTCGCCGGGGCAATTCCGTGACGTGCCGTTTGGCGAAGGCTGCGTCGACTTCGTCGGGGTGTTCAGCACGCTGCAGCGCCTCAATTATCGCGGCGCATTCCTGATTGAGATGTGGACAGAAAAAGCCGAGGAGCCGGTGGCCGAGATCGTTCAGGCCCGCCGCTGGATTGAACAGAAAATGCAACAAGGGGGCATGACATGCTGACTCAGTTAAAACAACAGGTGCTGGAAGCCAATCTCGAACTACCGCGCCATAAGCTGGTGACCTTTACCTGGGGCAACGTCAGCGCGGTGGATCGCGAACGCGGTCTGGTGGTGATCAAGCCTTCCGGCGTTGAGTACGAGCATATGACGGCGGAGGATATGGTGGTGGTCGATCTGGCCAGCGGCCGCACCGTCGAAGGGGCAAAAAAACCGTCGTCGGACACCGCCACCCATCTGGCGCTGTACCGCGAATTCGCCGATATCGGCGGCATCGTCCACACCCACTCGCGCCACGCCACCATCTGGGCCCAGGCCGGGCTGGATATCCCCGCCTGGGGAACCACCCACGCCGACTATTTTTATGGCGCGATCCCCTGCACTCGCCTGATGACCCAAGAGGAAATTGAGCACGATTATGAACTGGAAACCGGAAAGGTGATTATCGAGACCTTCCGCCAGCGCGATATCAACCCCAACGCTATTCCGGCGGTGCTGGTCAACGCTCATGGCCCCTTCGCCTGGGGCAAGAATGCCCACAATGCGGTGCATAATGCGGTAGTGCTGGAAGAAATTGCCTACATGGGCATTTTCTCGCGCCAGCTGACGCCGGGCATTCACAGCATGCAGCGCGAACTGTTGGACAAACACTACCTGCGCAAACACGGCCAAAACGCCTATTACGGGCAGTAGAGCGCCGGGGCCTTCACCGTGGCACCTGATGTTTTGCCGCATCGGGTGCCAACGGGCATGAGGCGCAGTGATAACGATAACCGCATTCGCCCCTCGGTGAAAAATTCGCTATCATCCGCATCCACCTTCCAGCCGGCCGCCCGATGTCTACGATTACCGATACCTTTATCGCCCCACCATGCCATGATCAGATAGAGATTCTGTATCAGGACGACCATCTGGCGCTGATCAATAAG
The sequence above is drawn from the Serratia sp. FDAARGOS_506 genome and encodes:
- the ulaD gene encoding 3-keto-L-gulonate-6-phosphate decarboxylase UlaD; protein product: MSTKPRLQLALDQTRLDTALRAAETLAPHVDIIEAGTILCISAGIQAVSALRERCPQHTLVADLKVADAGATLAEQAFGQGADWMTVICAAPLATMASAREVAERHGGEIQIELFGRWTLEDARQWRGLGIRQAIYHRGRDAQASGQTWGRQDLERMKALSDLGIELSVTGGITPADLPLFKEIAVTAFIVGRALAEAGDPSAAARQFRTAIDDIWRS
- a CDS encoding L-ribulose-5-phosphate 3-epimerase: MRQHPLGIYEKALPKHLSWPERLALAKACGFDFVEMSVDESDERLARLSWSKAQRLALVEAMLETGIRIPSMCLSGHRRFPFGSHDPALRQRAFDVMEQAIELAKDVGIRTIQLAGYDVYYEEQDEGTLARFSEGMQWAVERAAAAQVMLAVEIMDTAFMNSIGKWKTWDALLASPWFTVYPDVGNLSAWGNDVQRELELGIDRIAAIHLKDTYPVTAASPGQFRDVPFGEGCVDFVGVFSTLQRLNYRGAFLIEMWTEKAEEPVAEIVQARRWIEQKMQQGGMTC
- the araD gene encoding L-ribulose-5-phosphate 4-epimerase, with amino-acid sequence MLTQLKQQVLEANLELPRHKLVTFTWGNVSAVDRERGLVVIKPSGVEYEHMTAEDMVVVDLASGRTVEGAKKPSSDTATHLALYREFADIGGIVHTHSRHATIWAQAGLDIPAWGTTHADYFYGAIPCTRLMTQEEIEHDYELETGKVIIETFRQRDINPNAIPAVLVNAHGPFAWGKNAHNAVHNAVVLEEIAYMGIFSRQLTPGIHSMQRELLDKHYLRKHGQNAYYGQ